Proteins co-encoded in one Burkholderia ambifaria AMMD genomic window:
- the kdpA gene encoding potassium-transporting ATPase subunit KdpA translates to MNANNLLQILLFIVVLLAAAVPVARYLSGVMDGSSRVVRVFGPLERVLYRIAGVDAGTEMNWKQYAIATIAFNALGVLFLYGLLRLQGLLPGNPQQFGAMTPDGAFNTAVSFVTNTNWQDYTPEQTVGYLTQMLGLTVQNFLSAATGIVVVIALIRGFARHTAQTIGNFWVDLTRVTLYVLVPMAALVAALLMSQGVIQNMKAYQDVPVLQASTYAAPKLDAQGSPVKDDKGNPVTVPTPLVKQTLAMGPVASQEAIKMLGTNGGGFFNANSAHPYENPTPFANFLQIFSILIIPAALCLVFGRMIGDRRQGIAVLAAMTVAFAVAVGVEVSAEQGGNPTFAALHVDQAAGALQSGGNMEGKETRFGIAQTGIFTVATTAASCGAVDTMHDSLTPLGGLVPMLLMQLGEVVFGGVGSGLYGMLVFALLAVFVAGLMIGRTPEYVGKKIESYEMKMVSIVVLLTPLLVLVGTSIAVLADAGKAGIANPGPHGFSEILYAFSSAANNNGSAFAGLTVGTPFYNWMTAIAMWFGRFGTIVPVLAIAGSLAAKKRIAVTSGTLPTHGPLFVVLLLGTVLLVGALTYVPALALGPGVEHLMMWLGA, encoded by the coding sequence ATGAACGCGAACAACCTGTTGCAGATACTGCTGTTCATCGTCGTGCTGCTCGCGGCGGCCGTACCCGTCGCGCGCTACCTGAGCGGCGTGATGGACGGCAGCTCGCGCGTCGTGCGCGTGTTCGGGCCGCTCGAGCGAGTGCTGTACCGCATTGCCGGCGTCGACGCCGGCACCGAAATGAACTGGAAGCAATACGCGATCGCGACGATCGCGTTCAACGCGCTCGGCGTGCTGTTCCTTTACGGGCTGCTGCGCCTGCAGGGCTTGCTGCCCGGCAACCCGCAGCAGTTCGGCGCGATGACGCCCGACGGTGCGTTCAACACGGCCGTCAGCTTCGTCACCAACACGAACTGGCAGGACTACACGCCCGAGCAGACGGTCGGCTACCTGACGCAGATGCTTGGCCTGACCGTGCAGAACTTCCTGTCCGCGGCGACCGGCATCGTCGTCGTGATCGCGCTGATCCGCGGCTTCGCGCGCCACACCGCGCAGACGATCGGCAACTTCTGGGTCGACCTCACGCGCGTGACGCTGTACGTGCTCGTGCCGATGGCCGCGCTCGTCGCCGCGCTGCTGATGAGCCAGGGCGTGATCCAGAACATGAAGGCGTATCAGGACGTGCCGGTGCTGCAGGCGAGCACCTACGCGGCGCCGAAGCTCGACGCGCAGGGCAGCCCGGTGAAGGACGACAAGGGCAACCCGGTGACGGTGCCGACGCCGCTCGTCAAGCAGACGCTCGCGATGGGCCCGGTCGCGTCGCAGGAAGCGATCAAGATGCTCGGCACCAATGGCGGCGGCTTCTTCAATGCGAACTCCGCCCATCCGTACGAGAACCCGACGCCGTTCGCGAACTTCCTGCAGATCTTCTCGATCCTGATCATCCCGGCCGCGCTGTGCCTGGTGTTCGGCCGCATGATCGGCGACCGCCGGCAGGGCATCGCGGTGCTCGCGGCGATGACGGTCGCGTTCGCGGTCGCGGTCGGCGTCGAGGTGAGCGCCGAGCAGGGCGGCAACCCGACGTTCGCCGCGCTTCACGTCGACCAGGCGGCCGGCGCGCTGCAGTCGGGCGGCAACATGGAAGGCAAGGAAACGCGCTTCGGGATCGCGCAGACCGGCATCTTCACGGTCGCGACGACGGCCGCGTCGTGCGGCGCGGTCGACACGATGCACGATTCGCTGACGCCGCTCGGCGGCCTCGTGCCGATGCTGCTGATGCAGCTCGGCGAGGTGGTCTTCGGCGGTGTCGGTTCGGGCCTCTACGGGATGCTCGTGTTCGCGCTGCTCGCGGTGTTCGTCGCCGGCCTGATGATCGGCCGCACGCCCGAATACGTCGGCAAGAAGATCGAGTCGTACGAGATGAAGATGGTGTCGATCGTCGTGCTGCTCACGCCGCTGCTCGTGCTGGTCGGCACGTCGATCGCCGTGCTGGCCGACGCAGGCAAGGCCGGCATCGCGAATCCGGGCCCGCACGGCTTCTCGGAAATCCTGTACGCGTTCAGCTCGGCCGCGAACAACAACGGCAGCGCGTTCGCGGGCCTGACGGTCGGCACGCCGTTCTACAACTGGATGACCGCGATCGCGATGTGGTTCGGCCGTTTCGGCACGATCGTGCCGGTGCTGGCGATCGCCGGCTCGCTCGCCGCGAAGAAGCGCATCGCGGTGACGAGCGGCACGCTGCCGACGCACGGCCCGCTGTTCGTCGTGCTGCTGCTCGGCACCGTGCTGCTGGTGGGCGCGCTGACCTACGTGCCGGCGCTCGCGCTCGGCCCGGGCGTCGAGCATCTGATGATGTGGCTGGGCGCGTAA
- the kdpF gene encoding K(+)-transporting ATPase subunit F — MTWMLWLAGASTALLFAYLVFALLRAEDIE, encoded by the coding sequence ATGACGTGGATGCTTTGGCTGGCGGGCGCGTCGACGGCCCTGCTGTTCGCGTATCTCGTCTTTGCGCTGCTGCGCGCGGAGGACATCGAATGA
- a CDS encoding quinone oxidoreductase family protein yields the protein MPKAIRYDQPGGPDVMKWVDVEVGAPKAGEVRIRQQAVGLNYIDVYFRTGLYPQPLPGGLGMEAAGEVTAVGDGVTAFKAGDRVAYVGQPPGAYAQERVMPAERLVKLPDGISDDDAASVMLQGLTAHYLLRRTYPVKAGDTILIHAAAGGVGLLVCQWAKALGATVIGTVGSDEKAALAKAHGCDHPIVYTRENFTQRVKEITNGAGVPVVYDSIGKDTYIGSLDCLAPLGYFVSFGNASGPLPAIDSKEFSSRGSLFFTRPTLFSYIAKRADLEAAAAELFDVILTGKVKTSINQRYPLAEVGRAHADLESRKTTGSTILIP from the coding sequence ATGCCGAAAGCAATCCGATACGACCAGCCGGGCGGCCCGGACGTGATGAAGTGGGTCGATGTCGAGGTCGGCGCGCCGAAGGCCGGCGAAGTCCGCATCCGGCAGCAGGCGGTCGGGCTCAATTACATCGACGTGTATTTCCGTACGGGCCTCTATCCGCAGCCGCTGCCCGGCGGGCTCGGGATGGAGGCGGCGGGCGAGGTGACGGCCGTCGGCGACGGCGTGACCGCCTTCAAGGCGGGCGATCGCGTCGCGTACGTCGGGCAGCCGCCGGGCGCGTATGCGCAGGAGCGCGTGATGCCGGCCGAGCGGCTCGTGAAGCTGCCCGACGGGATCAGCGATGACGACGCGGCCTCGGTGATGCTGCAAGGGCTGACCGCGCACTACCTGCTGCGCCGCACGTACCCGGTGAAGGCCGGCGACACGATCCTGATCCATGCGGCGGCCGGCGGCGTCGGCCTGCTCGTGTGCCAGTGGGCGAAGGCGCTTGGCGCGACCGTGATCGGGACGGTGGGCTCCGACGAGAAGGCCGCGCTCGCGAAGGCGCACGGCTGCGATCATCCGATCGTCTATACGCGCGAGAACTTCACGCAGCGCGTGAAGGAGATCACGAACGGCGCGGGCGTGCCGGTGGTCTACGATTCGATCGGCAAGGACACCTACATCGGTTCGCTCGACTGCCTCGCGCCGCTCGGCTACTTCGTCAGCTTCGGCAATGCATCGGGCCCGCTGCCGGCGATCGACTCGAAGGAGTTCTCGTCGCGCGGCTCGCTGTTCTTCACGCGGCCGACGCTGTTCTCGTACATCGCGAAGCGCGCCGATCTCGAAGCCGCGGCCGCCGAGCTGTTCGACGTGATCCTGACGGGCAAGGTGAAGACGAGCATCAACCAGCGCTATCCGCTCGCGGAAGTCGGCCGCGCGCATGCCGACCTCGAGTCGCGCAAGACGACCGGCTCGACGATCCTCATTCCCTGA
- a CDS encoding methylglyoxal synthase, with translation MSKPRIALIAHDAKKDDIVALTGQFRETLAQCRLVATGTTGGRIAAAHGLEVERKLSGPLGGDLQIGAELADGRVDIVVFLRDPMTAQPHDPDITALVRACDVHDVPVATNVATARMLLDDLARNMQDVC, from the coding sequence ATGAGCAAACCCCGCATCGCACTGATTGCGCACGACGCGAAGAAGGACGACATCGTCGCGCTCACGGGCCAGTTCCGCGAGACGCTCGCGCAATGCCGGCTGGTCGCGACGGGCACGACGGGCGGCCGCATCGCCGCCGCGCACGGGCTCGAGGTCGAGCGCAAGCTGTCGGGGCCGCTCGGCGGCGACCTGCAGATCGGTGCGGAGCTGGCCGACGGCCGCGTCGACATCGTCGTGTTCCTGCGCGACCCGATGACCGCGCAGCCGCACGATCCGGACATCACCGCGCTGGTGCGCGCGTGCGACGTGCACGACGTGCCGGTCGCGACCAACGTCGCGACCGCGCGGATGCTGCTCGACGATCTGGCGCGGAACATGCAGGACGTCTGCTAG
- a CDS encoding SDR family oxidoreductase, producing MDLGIAGKTALVCAASKGLGRGCAEALAAEGVNLVIVARTRDTLEETAEEIRAASNVSVTAVACDITTPDGRAAALAACPQPDILVNNAGGPPPGDFRDFSHDDWIRALEANMLTPIELIRATVDGMIGRGFGRIVNITSSAVKAPIDVLALSNGARSGLTGFVAGLSRKVAGQGVTINNLLPGLFDTDRIATTLAASAKAQGVTVDELRARRAKEIPAGRLGTRAEFGAACAFLCSVHAGYITGQNWLLDGGAYPGTF from the coding sequence ATGGATCTCGGCATCGCAGGAAAGACCGCCCTCGTGTGCGCGGCGAGCAAGGGCCTCGGGCGCGGCTGCGCGGAAGCGCTGGCCGCCGAGGGCGTGAATCTCGTGATCGTCGCGCGCACGCGCGACACGCTGGAGGAAACAGCCGAGGAGATCCGCGCCGCGTCGAATGTGTCGGTCACTGCCGTCGCATGCGACATCACGACGCCCGACGGGCGCGCGGCCGCGCTCGCCGCCTGCCCGCAGCCGGATATTCTCGTGAACAATGCGGGCGGCCCGCCGCCCGGCGACTTCCGCGATTTCTCGCATGACGACTGGATCCGCGCGCTCGAGGCGAACATGCTGACGCCGATCGAGCTGATCCGCGCGACCGTCGACGGGATGATCGGGCGCGGCTTCGGCCGGATCGTCAATATCACGAGTTCGGCCGTGAAGGCGCCGATCGACGTGCTTGCGCTGTCGAACGGCGCGCGCTCGGGGCTGACCGGCTTCGTCGCGGGGCTGTCGCGCAAGGTCGCCGGCCAGGGCGTGACGATCAACAACCTGCTGCCGGGGCTGTTCGACACCGACCGGATCGCGACGACGCTTGCCGCGTCGGCGAAGGCGCAGGGCGTGACGGTCGACGAGCTGCGCGCGCGGCGCGCGAAGGAGATCCCGGCCGGGCGCCTCGGCACGCGTGCCGAATTCGGCGCCGCGTGCGCGTTTCTCTGCAGCGTGCATGCCGGCTATATCACCGGGCAGAACTGGCTGCTCGACGGCGGCGCGTATCCGGGCACGTTCTGA
- the upp gene encoding uracil phosphoribosyltransferase: protein MKQDSRFPNLFITDHPLIQHKLTHMRDKDTSTRTFRELLREITLLMGYEITRNLPITTKRVETPLVAVDAPVIAGKKLAIVPVLRAGIGMSDGLLDLVPSARVGHIGVYRAEDHRPVEYLVRLPDLEDRIFILCDPMVATGYSAVHAVDVLKRRNVPAANITFVALVAAPEGVQVFQDAHPDVKLFVASLDSHLNEHAYIVPGLGDAGDRLFGTKN from the coding sequence ATGAAACAGGACAGCCGTTTCCCGAATCTCTTCATCACCGATCACCCGCTGATCCAGCACAAGCTCACGCACATGCGCGACAAGGACACGTCGACGCGCACGTTCCGCGAGCTGCTGCGCGAAATCACGCTGCTGATGGGCTATGAGATCACCCGCAACCTGCCGATCACGACCAAGCGGGTCGAAACCCCGCTCGTCGCGGTCGACGCACCGGTGATCGCGGGCAAGAAGCTGGCGATCGTGCCCGTGCTGCGCGCGGGCATCGGGATGTCGGACGGCCTGCTCGACCTGGTCCCGTCCGCGCGGGTCGGCCACATCGGCGTGTACCGCGCGGAAGATCACCGCCCGGTCGAATACCTGGTGCGCCTGCCGGACCTCGAAGACCGCATCTTCATCCTGTGCGACCCGATGGTCGCGACCGGCTACTCGGCCGTGCACGCGGTCGACGTGCTCAAGCGCCGCAACGTGCCGGCCGCGAACATCACGTTCGTCGCGCTGGTCGCCGCGCCCGAAGGCGTGCAGGTGTTCCAGGACGCCCACCCGGACGTGAAGCTGTTCGTCGCGTCGCTCGACTCGCACCTGAACGAGCACGCGTACATCGTGCCGGGCCTGGGCGACGCGGGCGACCGCCTGTTCGGCACCAAGAACTGA
- a CDS encoding YebC/PmpR family DNA-binding transcriptional regulator, producing the protein MAGHSKWANIKHKKAAADAKRGKIWTRLIKEIQVAARLGGGDANSNPRLRLAVDKAADANMPKDNVKRAIDRGVGGADGANYEEIRYEGYGISGAAIIVDTLTDNRIRTVAEVRHAFSKFGGNMGTDGSVAFMFDHVGQFLFAPGTSEDALMEAALEAGADDVSTNDDGSIEVLCDWQAFSAVKDALEAAGFKAELAEVTMKPQNEVEFTGDDAAKMQKLLDALENLDDVQEVYTNAVIVEE; encoded by the coding sequence ATGGCTGGTCATTCGAAATGGGCCAACATCAAGCATAAGAAGGCAGCGGCCGACGCGAAGCGCGGCAAGATCTGGACTCGCCTGATCAAGGAAATCCAGGTCGCGGCGCGCCTCGGCGGCGGTGACGCGAACTCGAACCCGCGTCTGCGTCTCGCGGTCGACAAGGCGGCCGACGCGAACATGCCGAAGGACAACGTCAAGCGCGCGATCGACCGCGGCGTCGGCGGCGCGGACGGCGCGAACTACGAAGAAATCCGTTACGAAGGCTACGGCATCAGCGGCGCGGCCATCATCGTCGACACGCTGACCGACAACCGCATCCGCACGGTCGCGGAAGTCCGCCACGCGTTCTCGAAGTTCGGCGGCAACATGGGCACCGACGGTTCGGTCGCGTTCATGTTCGATCACGTCGGCCAGTTCCTGTTCGCGCCCGGCACGTCGGAAGACGCGCTGATGGAAGCGGCGCTCGAAGCCGGCGCGGACGACGTCAGCACGAACGACGACGGCTCGATCGAGGTGCTGTGCGACTGGCAGGCGTTCTCGGCGGTGAAGGACGCGCTCGAAGCCGCGGGCTTCAAGGCCGAACTCGCCGAAGTGACGATGAAGCCGCAGAACGAAGTCGAATTCACCGGCGACGATGCGGCAAAGATGCAGAAGCTCCTGGACGCGCTCGAGAACCTCGACGACGTGCAGGAGGTGTATACGAACGCCGTCATCGTCGAGGAATGA
- the purD gene encoding phosphoribosylamine--glycine ligase, protein MKLLVVGSGGREHALAWKLAQSPRVQMVYVAPGNGGTAQDARLKNVDITSLDALADFAESEGVAFTLVGPEAPLAAGIVNLFRARGLKVFGPTREAAQLESSKDFAKAFMKRHGIPTADYETFSDAAAAHAYIDAKGAPIVVKADGLAAGKGVVVAMTLEEAHAAVDMMLSGNKLGDAGARVVIEEFLDGEEASFIVMVDGKHALALASSQDHKRLLDEDRGPNTGGMGAYSPAPIVTPQMHARVMREIIMPTVRGMEKDGIRFTGFLYAGLMIDKEGNPRTLEFNCRMGDPETQPIMARLKSDFSKVVEQAIAGTLDSVELDWDRRTALGVVLAAHGYPDAPRKGDRINGIPAETAQAVTFHAGTTLAEGDKLITSGGRVLCVVGLADSVREAQQHAYDTINQINFEGMQYRRDIGFRALNRKSA, encoded by the coding sequence ATGAAACTACTCGTCGTCGGTTCAGGCGGCCGCGAACATGCGCTCGCGTGGAAGCTCGCGCAATCGCCGCGCGTCCAGATGGTCTACGTCGCGCCGGGCAATGGCGGCACGGCGCAAGACGCGCGTCTGAAAAACGTCGACATCACGTCGCTCGACGCGCTGGCCGATTTCGCGGAAAGCGAAGGCGTCGCGTTCACGCTCGTCGGGCCGGAAGCGCCGCTCGCGGCCGGCATCGTCAACCTGTTCCGCGCCCGCGGCCTGAAGGTGTTCGGCCCGACCCGCGAAGCCGCGCAGCTCGAAAGCTCGAAGGATTTCGCGAAGGCGTTCATGAAGCGTCACGGCATTCCGACCGCCGACTACGAAACCTTCTCCGACGCCGCCGCCGCGCACGCGTACATCGACGCGAAGGGTGCGCCGATCGTCGTGAAGGCAGACGGCCTCGCGGCCGGCAAGGGTGTCGTCGTCGCGATGACGCTGGAAGAAGCGCACGCCGCGGTCGACATGATGCTGTCGGGCAACAAGCTGGGCGACGCCGGCGCGCGCGTCGTGATCGAGGAATTCCTCGACGGCGAGGAAGCGAGCTTCATCGTGATGGTCGACGGCAAGCACGCGCTGGCACTGGCATCGAGCCAGGACCACAAGCGCCTGCTCGACGAGGACCGCGGCCCGAACACGGGCGGCATGGGCGCCTATTCGCCCGCGCCGATCGTCACGCCGCAGATGCACGCACGCGTGATGCGCGAAATCATCATGCCGACGGTCCGCGGGATGGAAAAGGACGGCATCCGCTTCACGGGCTTCCTGTATGCGGGCCTGATGATCGACAAGGAAGGCAATCCGCGCACGCTCGAGTTCAACTGCCGGATGGGCGACCCCGAGACGCAGCCGATCATGGCGCGCCTGAAGAGCGATTTTTCGAAGGTCGTCGAACAGGCGATCGCGGGCACGCTCGATTCGGTCGAGCTCGACTGGGATCGCCGCACCGCGCTCGGCGTCGTGCTGGCCGCGCACGGCTATCCGGACGCGCCGCGCAAGGGCGACCGCATCAACGGGATCCCGGCCGAGACGGCCCAGGCCGTGACGTTCCATGCAGGCACGACGCTCGCCGAAGGCGACAAGCTCATTACCTCGGGCGGCCGCGTGCTGTGCGTGGTCGGCCTCGCCGATTCGGTGCGCGAAGCGCAGCAGCATGCATACGACACGATCAACCAGATCAATTTCGAAGGCATGCAGTACCGGCGCGACATCGGCTTCCGTGCACTGAACCGGAAGAGCGCGTGA
- the hemF gene encoding oxygen-dependent coproporphyrinogen oxidase encodes MTDSTYDVPRVRTYLQGLQARIADALGALDGTPLATDAWQRGPEERLRGGGCTRILEGGRVFERAGIGFSDVAGDALPPSASAARPQLAGRGFEALGVSLVLHPRNPYCPTVHMNVRMLIATKPGEAPIFWFGGGMDLTPVYPFEDDARHFHQVCKDALDPFGAELYPRFKTWCDEYFFLKHRNETRGIGGIFFDDFSEPGFERSFEMMQSVGDAFLNAYLPIVERRAALPYGERERDFQAYRRGRYVEFNLVFDRGTLFGLQSGGRTESILMSMPPVANWRYNWQPEPGSPEARLSEFLVPRDWV; translated from the coding sequence ATGACCGATTCCACCTACGACGTGCCCCGCGTGCGCACGTACCTCCAGGGCCTGCAAGCTCGCATCGCCGACGCGCTCGGCGCGCTCGACGGCACGCCGCTCGCGACCGACGCATGGCAGCGCGGCCCTGAAGAGCGGCTGCGCGGCGGCGGCTGTACGCGGATTCTCGAAGGCGGCCGCGTGTTCGAGCGCGCGGGGATCGGTTTTTCCGACGTGGCGGGCGACGCGCTGCCGCCGTCGGCGAGCGCCGCGCGCCCGCAGCTGGCCGGCCGCGGTTTCGAGGCGCTCGGTGTGTCGCTCGTGCTGCACCCGCGCAACCCGTACTGCCCGACCGTACACATGAACGTGCGGATGCTGATCGCGACGAAGCCGGGCGAGGCGCCGATCTTCTGGTTCGGCGGCGGCATGGATCTGACACCGGTTTATCCGTTCGAGGACGACGCGCGGCATTTCCACCAGGTCTGCAAGGACGCGCTCGATCCGTTCGGCGCCGAGCTCTACCCGCGCTTCAAGACCTGGTGCGACGAGTATTTCTTCCTGAAGCACCGCAACGAGACGCGCGGCATCGGCGGGATCTTCTTCGACGATTTCTCCGAGCCCGGATTCGAACGCTCGTTTGAGATGATGCAAAGCGTCGGCGACGCGTTCCTGAACGCGTACCTGCCGATCGTCGAGCGCCGTGCCGCGCTGCCGTATGGCGAGCGCGAGCGCGACTTCCAGGCTTACCGGCGCGGCCGCTACGTCGAATTCAACCTCGTGTTCGACCGCGGCACGCTGTTCGGCCTGCAAAGCGGCGGCCGGACCGAATCGATCCTGATGTCGATGCCGCCGGTCGCGAACTGGCGCTACAACTGGCAACCCGAGCCGGGTTCGCCGGAAGCGCGCCTGAGCGAGTTTCTCGTGCCGCGCGACTGGGTCTGA
- a CDS encoding nicotinate-nucleotide adenylyltransferase produces the protein MSPPRPAAPRTGHVFLDTTARPTPQPHPPLRRIGLLGGTFDPIHDGHLALARRFADVLGLTELALLPAGQPYQKRDVSAAEHRLAMTRAAAGSLHLPGVTVTVATDEIEHAGPTYTVETLARWRERIGPDASLSLLIGADQLVRLDTWRDWRKLFDYAHVCASTRPGFDLGAASPAVTQEIARRQAGADVLKTTPAGHLLIDTTLAFDIAATDIRAHLRECIARHAQMPDASAEHVPAAVWAYILQHRLYHS, from the coding sequence CTGAGCCCGCCGCGCCCCGCCGCCCCAAGAACAGGACACGTTTTTCTGGACACCACCGCCCGCCCCACCCCGCAGCCGCACCCGCCGTTACGTCGCATCGGCCTGCTGGGCGGCACGTTCGACCCGATCCACGACGGTCACCTCGCGCTCGCGCGCCGGTTCGCCGACGTGCTCGGCCTGACCGAGCTCGCGCTGCTGCCGGCCGGGCAGCCGTACCAGAAGCGCGACGTGTCGGCCGCCGAGCATCGGCTCGCGATGACGCGCGCCGCCGCCGGCTCGCTGCATCTGCCCGGCGTGACCGTCACCGTCGCGACCGACGAGATCGAGCACGCCGGCCCGACCTATACGGTCGAGACGCTCGCGCGCTGGCGCGAGCGGATCGGCCCCGACGCATCGCTGTCGCTGCTGATCGGCGCCGACCAGCTGGTTCGGCTCGACACCTGGCGCGACTGGCGCAAGCTGTTCGACTACGCGCACGTGTGCGCGTCGACGCGCCCGGGTTTCGACCTTGGCGCGGCGTCACCTGCCGTCACGCAGGAAATCGCGCGGCGGCAGGCCGGCGCCGACGTGCTGAAAACCACGCCGGCCGGCCACCTGCTGATCGATACGACGCTGGCGTTCGATATCGCCGCAACCGACATCCGCGCGCATCTGCGCGAATGCATCGCGCGTCACGCGCAAATGCCCGATGCGTCGGCCGAGCATGTGCCGGCCGCCGTCTGGGCCTATATTCTTCAACATCGTCTCTACCATTCCTGA
- the rsfS gene encoding ribosome silencing factor gives MDIRKLQRVIVDALEDIKAQDIKVFNTSHLTELFDRVIVASGTSNRQTKALASSVRDKVKEAGGDIVSSEGEDTGEWVLVDCGDAVVHILQPALRQYYNLEEIWGDKPVRMKLGGGKDGFATASEGEDDEEEAPARPARKTAARRR, from the coding sequence ATGGATATCCGCAAACTGCAGCGCGTGATCGTCGACGCACTCGAAGACATCAAGGCGCAAGACATCAAGGTGTTCAACACCAGCCATCTGACCGAACTGTTCGACCGCGTGATCGTCGCGTCGGGCACGTCGAACCGCCAGACCAAGGCACTCGCGTCGAGCGTGCGCGACAAGGTCAAGGAAGCCGGCGGCGACATCGTCAGCTCCGAGGGCGAAGACACCGGCGAATGGGTGCTGGTCGACTGCGGCGACGCCGTCGTGCACATCCTGCAACCGGCGCTGCGCCAGTATTACAACCTCGAGGAAATCTGGGGCGACAAGCCCGTGCGGATGAAGCTCGGCGGCGGCAAGGACGGTTTCGCGACGGCCAGCGAAGGCGAGGACGACGAGGAAGAAGCGCCCGCACGCCCGGCGCGCAAGACGGCGGCCCGCCGCCGCTGA
- the rlmH gene encoding 23S rRNA (pseudouridine(1915)-N(3))-methyltransferase RlmH, which translates to MKLFILAVGHKMPGWIASGFDEYTKRMPPELRIELREIKPELRSGGRSADSVMAAERQKIEAALPKGARIVALDERGRDWTTMQLAQALPGWQQDGRDVAFVIGGADGLDPELKARADVLLRISSMTLPHGMVRVLLAEQLYRAWSITQNHPYHRA; encoded by the coding sequence ATGAAGCTTTTCATCCTCGCGGTCGGCCACAAGATGCCCGGCTGGATCGCGTCCGGCTTCGACGAATACACGAAGCGGATGCCGCCCGAGCTGCGCATCGAGCTGCGCGAGATCAAGCCCGAACTGCGTTCGGGCGGCCGCAGCGCGGACAGCGTGATGGCGGCCGAGCGGCAGAAGATCGAGGCCGCGCTGCCGAAGGGTGCGCGCATCGTCGCGCTCGACGAGCGCGGCCGCGACTGGACCACCATGCAGCTCGCGCAGGCGCTGCCCGGCTGGCAGCAAGACGGCCGTGACGTCGCGTTCGTGATCGGCGGCGCCGACGGGCTCGATCCGGAACTGAAAGCGCGCGCCGACGTGCTGCTGCGCATCTCCAGCATGACGCTGCCGCACGGGATGGTACGCGTGCTGCTTGCCGAACAGCTTTACCGGGCGTGGAGCATCACGCAGAATCATCCCTATCATCGCGCATGA
- a CDS encoding Maf family protein: MPSSTSSALFPLLYLASQSPRRQELLQQIGVRFELLLPRADEDAEALEAELPGEAPDTYVRRVTVAKAEAARARLVASGKPAAPVLVADTTVTIDGAILGKPADADDALAMLTRLAGREHEVLTAVAVIGADGELLPPALSRSSVRFSAAPRDAFARYVETGEPFGKAGAYAIQGRAAEFIERIDGSHSGIMGLPLFETAALLRTARVAF, encoded by the coding sequence ATGCCGTCCAGCACGTCCTCCGCCCTTTTCCCGCTCCTTTACCTCGCTTCACAAAGCCCACGCCGCCAGGAATTGCTGCAGCAGATCGGCGTGCGCTTCGAGCTGCTGCTGCCGCGCGCCGACGAGGACGCCGAGGCGCTCGAAGCCGAACTGCCCGGCGAAGCCCCCGACACGTACGTGCGGCGCGTCACCGTCGCGAAGGCCGAGGCCGCGCGTGCGCGCCTGGTTGCGAGCGGCAAGCCGGCCGCGCCGGTGCTCGTCGCCGATACCACGGTGACGATCGACGGCGCGATCCTCGGCAAGCCGGCCGATGCCGACGACGCGCTCGCGATGCTGACCCGCCTCGCGGGCCGCGAACACGAGGTGCTGACCGCGGTTGCCGTGATCGGCGCCGACGGCGAACTGCTGCCGCCCGCGCTGTCGCGCTCGTCGGTGCGCTTTTCGGCTGCACCGCGCGACGCCTTCGCGCGCTACGTCGAAACCGGCGAGCCGTTCGGCAAGGCGGGCGCGTATGCGATCCAGGGGCGCGCCGCCGAATTCATCGAGCGAATCGACGGTTCCCATTCGGGTATCATGGGTCTGCCCCTTTTTGAGACTGCCGCGTTGCTCCGCACCGCGCGCGTCGCCTTCTGA